The nucleotide window TCACATCCAGCCCCATCCCGGGAGCGGAAATCGGGTAACCGGCTTGAGGTCGACTCGGCGCCGGGCATCCGATGGCCACACCGAAATCCGATATCGGGGGAGTCGGTTCGGTACCGGTCATCGGGATCCCTCAATTGGGTCCCTCATCGAAGACTCCGGGATGGGGCGGATCAATTTCCGTCCGCTGCCTGCCGCTGCCGCTGGCCTTGTTGCCGCGGGTCGCGTTTCCGGGGAGGGCCCCGGACCCCCGCCTTAGTGACGTTGGGTGCCTGACTTACTTCGCGCCCTCCGCTTCGCTGCGGGCACGGTCTCGCGCTGGGGCGCTCGACGGGTCGTTCAATTGCTGTTTTGATTCCGGCCGTCTTCCTGCCGCTGCCGCTGGCCTTGTTGCCGCGGGTCGCGTTTCCGGGGAGGGCCCCGGGACCCCCGGCTTGGTGACGTTAGGTCCCTGACTTACGTCGTGCCCTCCGCTTCGCTCGGGCACGGTCTCGCGCTGGGGGCGCTCGACTGGTCGTTCAATTGCTGTTCTTGGATTGCTGCCCGGGCAGTGGGTGCCTACCTGGATAGCGGCAATCTCGCGACGCGGCAGGAACGTGCCAGAAGGGCCCTGAGCTTGTCGAAGGGCCAGAAACCGCACCAGAACGAACGAACTCCCCGCCTCCATTAGGAGACGAGGAGTTGGTTACTGCGACGTGCGCGATTCCCGGCCCTTCGACAAGCTCAGGGCCCGTTCGCGCAAGTTCGCGCACAACGCAACTCGGCACGAACCAAAACCGCAATTGAATGACCCGTCGAGCGCCCCAGCGCGAGACCGTGTCCGAGCGAAGCGGAGGGCGCGACGTTAGGAGCGCACCCAACGCAACCAAGGCGGGGGCCCGGGGCCCTCCCCGGAACTGAACCTGCAGCACCCAGGCTGGCGGTCAGCGGCACCCAGGCGGACGGAAAATTAATTGAAGCTGTCGCCGCAAGCGCAAGAGCTGGTGGCGTTGGGGTTGTCGATGGTGAAGCCCTGCTTCTCGATCGAGTCCACGAAGTCGATCGTGGCGCCCATCAGGTAGGGGGCGCTCATCCGGTCGGTCACCACGTTGACGCCGCCGTAGGTCTTCACCACGTCGCCGTCGAGGCTGCGCTCGTCGAAGAACAGTTGGTAGCGCAGACCCGAGCAACCGCCGGGCTGAACCGCGACCCGCAGCGCGAGATCGTCGCGACCTTCACTGTCCAGAAGCGCCTTGACCTTGGCCGCGGCTTCCTCCGTGAGGACGATGCCGTCGGCGATGGGGGCCTCGATGGTGGCTTGTTCCGTCATATCTTCCTCCGCAGAAGCGAGCGAGTTGACCGTTGGATGCTGGCCGGTTTCAGTGTAAGCACCCTCTCGGCCGCAGCCAACCACGGCGTGTCCGGCGAGACGACGGCCACTGGGCGCCGGCCGTTGCGAGGACGCTCACCAGCTCCAACTGCGGGCGACCCGATTGACCGTCTGGGCGAGTTCGTCGGCAGACACGTCCGCTACCGACTCGCCGGCGCGTGACTCCCGTACGTGATAGGCCGACTCGACTCCCATCGACCGCATCTCCCGGGACCCGATCACCACCTCACCGGCGATCAGGATCACCGGCACGTTGGCGTGCGCGCCGAGGTCGGCGACCCGAGCCACCACACCCCCACCGCGTTCGGCGAAGTCGAACATGCTGCAGCCAGTGACCAGCAGGTCCGCACCCCGGACCCGCTCCGGCAGCCGGCCCAGTTCGGCGCAGTAGGCCGACCCAGTCGTCACCCGGCCGCCAAGCAGGTCGGCGACGAAACCCAGCCCGCCGCACGCTCCCCAGTCCGCGCTGTCCGGTCGCCCCGGCGCCGCCGCGGCCGTGAACGATTGCAGACTCGCGTCGGTGGCCAGCAACAACTCCGGGTGCCAGCCCTGGTCGCGGCCGAACCGGGAGGTGATGCCGCGCAGCCCGAGCAGCGGCAACCCGACCTGATCGCGGGGGACGACGACGGTCAACCGGCGACGGCCGAGCAACTGTCGTACCGGTCTCAGATCGACCCGGGAGACGCCGTGCAAAGCGGTCACGCCGCCGTCCAGCGGGACGTCGGCGGCTGCCCCGAGCGCGCAGAGCAGGCCGGCTCCGGCGTCATGGGCACGATTGGCGGACACGTCCAGCACGATCTCGGGAGCTCGGTACGGGCTGGCCTCGAGCGCCTCGCGCAGCGCCACCCCGATCGCCTCGGAGGACGCAGCCCGATCGATCCCGAGCTGCGGTTCGCTGGTCTCGGACTCCACCGCGACCACCAACCGTTCGGGCGTGTCGACGACCGTGGTCAGGCCGCCGCCGGAGACCCCGCCGTTGGGTTCGGCTGCCGAGGCATCGGCAACAGCCTGGACGAATCCCAGGCCCGCCTCGCCGATCGGTACGACGTCGACCTCCGCGCCGGACCAGCCCTGCGCCAGGATCTCGCCGGCACCCGCCGAGCTGAGTGAACCGATCTCGTCGGTCGCGATGATCACCCGCATGACGGCCATCCAACCAGGGCGACCCAAGGCGGGCCGGCGGGACCGAGGCATTACGGTTTGCTCATGCCTGAGCCGACACCCCGGTACGCGACCTACCCGAGCCTTCGCGGCAAGCACGCCTTCGTCAGCGGCGGTGCCTCCGGAATCGGCGAGTCCGACGTACGCGAACTGGCAGCTCAGGGCGCCAAGGTGAGCTTCGTCGACCTGGATGTCGAACGCGGCGAGAAGCTGGCTCAGGAGCTCAACGACAGCGGCGCACAGGCACTCTTCCAGCGAGCCGACGTGACCGACATCACCGATTACGTCTCCAAGATCAACAACGCGGCCGAGCAACTCGGCCCGATCACGGTGCTGGTGAACAACGCCGCCAACGACAAGCGCACCCCGTTCGCCGACGTCACGGTCGATCAGTGGGACACCGAGATCGCGGTGAACATCCGGCATCACTTCTTCGCCGCGCAGGCGGTGGCGCCGATGATGCGGGGGGCCGGCGGCGGCTCGATCATCAACATGGGTTCCATCACCGCACACCTGGACTTCCCCAACCTGACCGGCTACGTCGCTTCCAAGGCAGGGATCGAGGGCCTGACGCGTACGCAGGGCCGCGAGTACGGCAAGTGGAACATCCGGGTGAACTGCATCATCCCCGGCTGGATCCTGACCGAGAAACAACTCGAGGTTGTGGCACAGCCCGGTGACATCGAGAAGTTGATCAGCGAAGATCAGAAGATCCCGAACAAGCTGTACGGCGAGGACATCGCCCGGATGGTGCTGTGGCTGGCGGCCGACGACTCCCGCAATTGCACCGGGCAGAAGTGGGTTGTCGACGGCGGCTGGATGTGACCGTGCAGCCGGATCGTCTGACCGCCGAGCAGTTCACCGAGTCGTGCACCGATCATGGCGAGGGGCCGCTGTGGGACGCCCGTTCCCCTCAGCTGGGCGGCAACCGGCTGCTGCTGGTGGACATGATCAAAGGTGACCTGGTCCAGTTGGACGGGTCGGGGAGTCATCGCCGGACCCACGTTGCCGACGTCGCGGCCTGTCTGCGGCATCGCGCGTCCGGCGGCTATGTGCTGGCCACCGAGCACGGCTTTCAGACGCTCGATGATCAACTTGTCCCGGTCGGGCCGGCACTGTCGGCCTTCGGCAATTCGGCGATCAGGATGAACGACGGCGGCTGCGACCCGCAGGGCCGCTTCTATTGCGGCACCATGGCCTACGACGAGACCCCCGGTGCAGGTTCGTTGTATCGGTTGGATCCGGGTGCGCTCGAGGAGGGCGGACCGGTCCCGACCGTGCTGACCGGAGTGACCATCTCCAACGGTCTGCAGTGGAGCGCCGACGGCAGCCTGGTCTTCTACAACGACACCCCGACCCGGCGGATCACCGTCTTCGACTTCGACGCCGATGCCGGTTCCATGATCAACTCGCGGCCGTTCGTCACGCTGCCCGACGACGAGACGGGTGCCCCGGACGGGATGGCGATCGACACCGAGGGCGGCATCTGGATCGCCTTGTGGGGCGGCTCGGCGGTGCACCGCTACGACCCCGCAGGCAAGCTGGACCTGGTGATCGAGTTGCCGGTCAGCAACGTCAGCGCCTGTACCTTCGGCGGCGACGACCTCGGCACCCTCTACATCACCACCTCCCGCCAGGGCCTGTCCGACGATGATCAACCCCAAGCCGGCTCCGTCTTCACCGCCCGCCCGGGCGTCACCGGCGCAGTGCCCTACCCGTTCGCCGGCTGATCCCGTCTTCCCGTTGCCGCCTCGCGGAGCTGCCGGTACGCGAGGAGACGCGCTGTGCCCGGGCAGAAAGCAAGACCTGCAATGAATAGCCCGGCGAGCGCCCCAGCGCGAGCCCGCGCCCGAGCGAAGCGAAGGGCACGACAGAAGATCGACACCCAACGCAACCAAGGCGGGGGCCCGGGGCCCTCCCCGGAAACCCGCCCTGCAGCACCAAAATCAGCAGCAGCGGCACCCAGGCGGACTGAATCAAGACAGTCAATGCGACTCGCGGCCTACTTCAGCGCCGGATCCGCCGGTGAGGAAGTCCAGGTCGACTCCGGTGTCGGCTTGGCCGACGTGATCCACGTAGAGCTTTTCCCAACCACGTAAGGGATGCGCGAGGCTGTTGATCATCTCCGGTTCGGCGCTGCGACGTCGGAGTTCGTCGGCGTCGACCAGCAGTTGCAGTGATCGATTCGGCACGTCGAGCTCGATCAGGTCGCCGTCGCGGACCAGGGCCAGCGGACCACCGGCGGCAGCTTCGGGTGCCACGTGCAGGACGACCGTGCCGTAGGCGGTGCCGCTCATCCGGCCGTCGCAGATCCGCACCAGATCGCGTACGCCTTGGCGCAGCAGCTTCTGCGGGATCGGCATGTTCGCGACCTCCGGCATTCCCGGATAACCCTTCGGGCCACAGCCGCGCAGCACCAGCACCGAGTCGGCGTCGACCTCCAGATCGGGATCGTCCAACCGGGCGCGGCAATCCTCCACCGAGTCGAAGACCACCGCCCGGCCACGATGGACGAGCAGGCCCGGTGTCGCCGCCGCCGGTTTGATGATCGCACCGTCCGGCGCCAGATTTCCTTGCAGCACAGCGATTCCGGCGTGTCCCTGGAGCGGCTGCTCGCGGCTGCTGATCACCCGCTTGTCCCAGATCTGCACCTCGTCGGTCAGGTAGCTGACCAGCGGTTCGCCGGTCACCGTGATCGCGGACGGATCAAGCAGATCCCGGACCTGCCGCAGCACGGCCAGCGGTCCGCCGGCCCGGAACAGGTCCTCCATCAGGTATTCGCCGGCCGGTTGCAGGTTGGTCAGCAGCGGCACATCCTTGCCGATCCGATCGAAGTCCTGCAGATCAAGATCAACACCGAGCCGACCGGCGATCGCGAGCAGATGTACCACGGCGTTGGTGGAGCCGCCGATGGCCGCCAGCGCCACGATCGCGTTGTGGAACGAAGCTTTCGTGATCACCTGGCTCGGCCGGCGGTCTGCCTGGACGAGTTGCACCGCCCATCGACCGGTCTGGTGCGAGGACTCCAGCAGTCGGCTGTCCGGTGCCGGAGTCCCGGCCAACCCGGGCAGGGTCATGCCGAGCGCCTCGGCCATGATCGCCATCGTGGAGGCGGTGCCCATCGTGTTGCAGTGCCCGCGGCTGCGGATCATCGACGATTCCGAGCGCAGGAAGTCCTGCTCGCTCAGGGTGCCCGCCCGGACTTCCTCACTGAGCTTCCAGACGTCGGTGCCGCAGCCCATCGGCCGGCCGCGGAACGTGCCATTGAGCATCGGCCCGCCGGGGATCACCACCGCCGGCAGATCGACCGAGGCTGCTGCCATCAGCAGCGCCGGGATGGTCTTGTCGCAGCCGCCGAGCAACACCAGTCCGTCGATCGGGTTGGCGCGGAACAACTCCTCCATGCTCATCGCGGCGAGATTGCGCCACAGCATCGCGGTCGGCCGGACCAGCGACTCCCCCAGCGACATCACCGGCAGGTTCAGCGGGATACCGCCGGCCTCGTACACACCGTTCTTGACCGACGCGGCCAGTTGATCGAAGTGGGAATTACAGGGCGCCAGATCCGAGGCGGTGTTGGCGATCGCGATCTGTGGCCGGCCGGTGAAGGCGCTGTCCGGCAGCCCCCGCCGCATCCAGGCCCGATGGATGTAGCCGTCCCGGCTTCCCTGCCCGTACCAAGAATCACTCCGCACGCCATCACCCTTGCACAGGGCGATTTCGTACGGAGTGATTGTTGCTGTGGTCCGAAGGATCAGCCCGGCAGCAGGCCCTCGTGCGACTCCTCCAACAGGTCCTTGACCTCGTCCAGCGTCGCATCTGCGGCCGGCAGGATCAGGTCGGAGTCCTGCAACTCGTCGTCCGGCACCGGTGTCCCGGCGGCGATGATCTCTGCGTGCAGCTTGGTCAGCTGGCTCGTCAGGGCATCTTGATCACCGGCCGAAACTGCCTGCTCGATCGAGGCGTCGATGGAGTTCAGGTTGGCCACCGCGCCGTCGTCGACGCGATACTGCCCCTCGCCGAGAATGCGGATGATCATCGGATGTCCCCGTTCGGCTGGGCCGGCTGCGTCGGCTGGGCGGGTTGCGACGGCTGAGCGGGCTGCGCCGCCTGCTGGGTCGGCTCGGCCGCCGGTGCGGCCTGCTGGCCCTCGATCGCCGGAGTCGATGCCGAGCTGCCGCCCGCCAACGCCGCCTTCATCTGAGCCAGCTCGGACTCCACGTCGGAAGTGGAGGCGAGTTGCTCCAGCTCCAGGGTGATGTCGTCCTTGGCCATCCCGGTCGAGTCCTCCAGGGCGCCGCTGGCGATCAGCTCGTCCACCGCGCCGGCCCGAGCCTGCATCTCGGCAGTCTTGTCCTCGGCCCGCTGGATGGCCAGGCCGACGTCGCCCATTTCCTCACCGATGCCGGTGAACGCCTCGTTGATCCGGGTCTGCGCCTCCGCCGCGGAGTAGGTCGCCTTGATCGTCTCCTTGCGGGTCCGGAACGCATCGACCTTGGCCTGCAGCCGCTGGGAGGCGCGGACCAGCTTCTCCTCCTCGCCCTGCAGCTGTGCGTGCTGGGTCTGCAGATCGCCGAGCTGCTGCTGCAGTCCGGACTTGCGGGTCAGCGCCTCCCGGGCGAGATCCTCACGATTCACCTCGAGCGCCTTCTGCGCCTGCTGATTCAACTTGTCGATCTGGGTGTTCAGACCGTTGGCCTGGAGCTCGACCCGCTTCCGGCTGGTGGCCACGTCGGCCACGCCGCGCCGTACCTTCTGCAACAGCTCGAGCTGGCGTTGGTACGAGTAGTCAAGGGTCTCGCGGGGGTCTTCCGCCTTGTCCAGGGCCTTGTCGGCCTTGGCGCGGAAGATCATCGACATCCGCTGGAATATTCCGCTCATCTGTTCTCCGCTGATCCTTCCGAATAGCAACACCGGCATGGCACCTGCCAGGCAACGCTCAGCGCGAGCCCTTGGTGCCGCGCCTCCCGAAGCGGCAGCCGCCGCAGGCACGGCACCCACCCTATGCCCGGTGGGGTAACGCGAGCACGGGTCCGCAGAGGTAGTTTCGTAATTGGGGTGGCCCCCTGACAGAATCGGGGGTCGCGGGCCCTGAACCCTGGGCCGGCAGCAGTACGAGGAAGGCATCCGGTGGCACTGTTTCGGCGGAAAGACTCCGACCCGTTCTCCGAACTCGACGAGCCGGCGATCGACGACTCCGCGCAGGCCACCCCGGGATCGCAGAAGAAGGGTGCGCCGACCCCGACCCGCAAGCAGGCCGAGGCCGCCCGCCGGGAGCGGCTGACCAAGCAGGTCAGCAAGAAGGAAGCGGCCCGGATGCAGCGGGCCGAGCGGGCGCAAGTGATGCGGGCTCGGGACAACACACCGGAGAAGGCGCTGCTGCGTGACTATGTCGACTCCCGCCGCAATCTGGGCGAATTCCTGCTGCCGGGCATGATCGTGATCCTCGGCGCAAGCCTGCTCTACTCCATCGCCCCGAACATCGCGTTGATCGCCACCGTGGTGATGTACCTCTTCATCCTCACCGTGCTGCTCGATTCGTACCTGATGTGGCGTGGTTTCAAGAAGGTGCTGGCCGATCGCCTGCCGCGGTCGAGTTCGCGCGGGTTGCTGATGTACGCGATGAACCGCAGCATCCAGATCCGGCGCTTCCGGATGCCGGCACCGCGAATCAAGCGCGGCGAACCGTACTGAGTTGATTTGGGGCCGAGCCCCCAGGCCCCGCGTTCCTACCGTGTTGCGTTTGGGCTTCGTCCGATCTCCTTGGCGATTCTCGGCGCCGCGGGCGCCTCGAATCACGCTGCCGCTGCACGCTGTCGGGAGTCTTGGGCCTCCCGAAGTCGCGTTGTCACGACTTTCAGCGGTCGCCATGCTCGGCCGCAGCACACAACTCGTGTTGTCACGACTTCCGGCGGACACGGGGGAGCCTCGGGTTGCCCCCATCCCCTTCGATAAGCTCGGGGCCCTTGACGCAAGCTCGCGACGACGCGCGACTACGCAGGGCCTAAGAACTGCAATGAACATCCCGTCGAGCGCCCCGGCGCGAGACCGTGCCCGAGCGAAGCGAAGGGCGCGGCGAAAGAAGGGCACCCAGAGCAACCAAGGCGGGGGTCCGGGGCCCTCCCCGGAAACTAGACCTGCAGCACACAAGACCAGCGGCAGCAGCAACCAGGCGGACGGGAAAAACATGGAGTTTCGCTATCTCGGCAACAGCGGTTTCAAGATCTCGGAGGTCAGCTACGGCAACTGGGTGACCCACGGGTCCCAGGTCGAGGCCGATGCGGCCAAGCTGTGTGTGAACGCGGCGCTGGACGCGGGCATCACCACGTTCGACACCGCCGACGTGTACGCCAACACCGCGGCCGAGACGATCCTCGGTGACGCGCTGGCCGGGCAGCGGCGGGAGAGTCTGGAGATCTTCACCAAGGTCTACAACCCGACCGGGCCCAAGGGGCACAACGACACCGGGCTGTCGCGCAAGCACATCATGGAGGCGATCAACGGATCGCTGAAGCGGCTGCAGACCGACTATGTCGAC belongs to Microlunatus elymi and includes:
- the erpA gene encoding iron-sulfur cluster insertion protein ErpA; translated protein: MTEQATIEAPIADGIVLTEEAAAKVKALLDSEGRDDLALRVAVQPGGCSGLRYQLFFDERSLDGDVVKTYGGVNVVTDRMSAPYLMGATIDFVDSIEKQGFTIDNPNATSSCACGDSFN
- a CDS encoding glycerate kinase, translated to MRVIIATDEIGSLSSAGAGEILAQGWSGAEVDVVPIGEAGLGFVQAVADASAAEPNGGVSGGGLTTVVDTPERLVVAVESETSEPQLGIDRAASSEAIGVALREALEASPYRAPEIVLDVSANRAHDAGAGLLCALGAAADVPLDGGVTALHGVSRVDLRPVRQLLGRRRLTVVVPRDQVGLPLLGLRGITSRFGRDQGWHPELLLATDASLQSFTAAAAPGRPDSADWGACGGLGFVADLLGGRVTTGSAYCAELGRLPERVRGADLLVTGCSMFDFAERGGGVVARVADLGAHANVPVILIAGEVVIGSREMRSMGVESAYHVRESRAGESVADVSADELAQTVNRVARSWSW
- a CDS encoding SDR family NAD(P)-dependent oxidoreductase; translated protein: MPEPTPRYATYPSLRGKHAFVSGGASGIGESDVRELAAQGAKVSFVDLDVERGEKLAQELNDSGAQALFQRADVTDITDYVSKINNAAEQLGPITVLVNNAANDKRTPFADVTVDQWDTEIAVNIRHHFFAAQAVAPMMRGAGGGSIINMGSITAHLDFPNLTGYVASKAGIEGLTRTQGREYGKWNIRVNCIIPGWILTEKQLEVVAQPGDIEKLISEDQKIPNKLYGEDIARMVLWLAADDSRNCTGQKWVVDGGWM
- a CDS encoding SMP-30/gluconolactonase/LRE family protein, with translation MQPDRLTAEQFTESCTDHGEGPLWDARSPQLGGNRLLLVDMIKGDLVQLDGSGSHRRTHVADVAACLRHRASGGYVLATEHGFQTLDDQLVPVGPALSAFGNSAIRMNDGGCDPQGRFYCGTMAYDETPGAGSLYRLDPGALEEGGPVPTVLTGVTISNGLQWSADGSLVFYNDTPTRRITVFDFDADAGSMINSRPFVTLPDDETGAPDGMAIDTEGGIWIALWGGSAVHRYDPAGKLDLVIELPVSNVSACTFGGDDLGTLYITTSRQGLSDDDQPQAGSVFTARPGVTGAVPYPFAG
- a CDS encoding IlvD/Edd family dehydratase, with product MRSDSWYGQGSRDGYIHRAWMRRGLPDSAFTGRPQIAIANTASDLAPCNSHFDQLAASVKNGVYEAGGIPLNLPVMSLGESLVRPTAMLWRNLAAMSMEELFRANPIDGLVLLGGCDKTIPALLMAAASVDLPAVVIPGGPMLNGTFRGRPMGCGTDVWKLSEEVRAGTLSEQDFLRSESSMIRSRGHCNTMGTASTMAIMAEALGMTLPGLAGTPAPDSRLLESSHQTGRWAVQLVQADRRPSQVITKASFHNAIVALAAIGGSTNAVVHLLAIAGRLGVDLDLQDFDRIGKDVPLLTNLQPAGEYLMEDLFRAGGPLAVLRQVRDLLDPSAITVTGEPLVSYLTDEVQIWDKRVISSREQPLQGHAGIAVLQGNLAPDGAIIKPAAATPGLLVHRGRAVVFDSVEDCRARLDDPDLEVDADSVLVLRGCGPKGYPGMPEVANMPIPQKLLRQGVRDLVRICDGRMSGTAYGTVVLHVAPEAAAGGPLALVRDGDLIELDVPNRSLQLLVDADELRRRSAEPEMINSLAHPLRGWEKLYVDHVGQADTGVDLDFLTGGSGAEVGRESH
- the pspAA gene encoding PspA-associated protein PspAA; its protein translation is MIIRILGEGQYRVDDGAVANLNSIDASIEQAVSAGDQDALTSQLTKLHAEIIAAGTPVPDDELQDSDLILPAADATLDEVKDLLEESHEGLLPG
- a CDS encoding PspA/IM30 family protein — its product is MSGIFQRMSMIFRAKADKALDKAEDPRETLDYSYQRQLELLQKVRRGVADVATSRKRVELQANGLNTQIDKLNQQAQKALEVNREDLAREALTRKSGLQQQLGDLQTQHAQLQGEEEKLVRASQRLQAKVDAFRTRKETIKATYSAAEAQTRINEAFTGIGEEMGDVGLAIQRAEDKTAEMQARAGAVDELIASGALEDSTGMAKDDITLELEQLASTSDVESELAQMKAALAGGSSASTPAIEGQQAAPAAEPTQQAAQPAQPSQPAQPTQPAQPNGDIR
- a CDS encoding DUF3043 domain-containing protein, with translation MALFRRKDSDPFSELDEPAIDDSAQATPGSQKKGAPTPTRKQAEAARRERLTKQVSKKEAARMQRAERAQVMRARDNTPEKALLRDYVDSRRNLGEFLLPGMIVILGASLLYSIAPNIALIATVVMYLFILTVLLDSYLMWRGFKKVLADRLPRSSSRGLLMYAMNRSIQIRRFRMPAPRIKRGEPY